TCGTTCTATGTCCCATCGGATCTTACCACTGCAATTGTCCTTCCGGAGCTTTGGAGCACCGGCTATGCCCTCGACAGGGCTGAAGAGCTGGCCGACCCCGAGGGGGCCGAGGCCGCGGAGTTCCTCGGGGAGATCGCGAAAGAGTACGGAGTCTGGTTCGCGGGAGGCTCGGTGCTGGCCTCTACAAAGGAAGGCTTCGTCAACCGTGCGCAGGTGATAAACCCTCAGGGCGACCTTGCCGCCTGGTACGACAAGGTACATCTGTTCCGCCTGATGGGCGAGGACAAGCGCCTCGTCGGAGGCGAGAAATCCTGCCTCTTCGACCTCGAAGGCGTGAGAGCGGGTTGCGTCACCTGCTACGATATCCGGTTCTGCGAATGGGTGCGCACCTACGCGCTGAAAGGGGCGCAGGTGCTCTTCATAAGCGCGGAGTGGCCGACGGCGAGGGTCGATCACTGGAAAACCCTGCTGCGAGCCAGGGCCATAGAGAACCAGATATACATAGCGGCGTGCAACCGCTGCGGCACATCCGGGAAAACCCCCTTCCCCGGCGCTTCCATGATTCTGGGGCCACGGGGAGAGGTATACTTCGAGGGGGAGGACAGGGAGCAGATCGCCTTCGCCACTATAGAGCTGGACGAGATCAAGGAGGCAAGGGAGCTGATCACCGTCTTCGAGGACAGGAGGCCGGAGCTTTACTCGCTTGAATAGGACTGACGACAAGGCCCCGGGGCTCAAGGCGAGTCCCGGGGCCTGTTTTTTGTGCCTCGCTCAAAGGCCCCCCTACATAGCGGCGTGCTTCGCCGCTATGGTCTCTGCAAGGTCGTCCAGCGCCTTCAGGTCCTCCTCTCGCGGCAATCCTTTGCACAGCACCGTCCCGAGCACCTCTACCTTCAGGTTCGGGATGAGCCCGGAGATCTGCTCCACCGCCTTGGTGCCCCAGCCGTAGGAGCCAATTATGGCCGCGAACTTCACCTTGGGCCGAAGGGCGTTGGCCAGGTGCGTCGCGGAGAAGACCGCAGGGTGAGGCCCGAAGTGAACAGTCGGCGTGCCGATGACTATCGTCGCGGCATCCACCAGGTCGATGGCCAGCTTGCCTATGTCCGTGACGCTCAGCTCGTACTTCTGCACCTTTACCCCTCGGTCGACCAGGGCTGCCAGCAGGTGGTCGACCATCACCTCCGTGCTGCCGTGCATGGAGATGTAAGGGATCACCACCGTGTTCTCCACCCTGTCCGAGGTCCAGTCGCGGTAAGCGTCCATTATGAATGCCGGCTTGTCGTAGACCGGGCCGTGACTGGGGGCGATCATCGCGATGTCGTACTGCTCCACCTTCTTGATGTTCGTCTTCACTATCGATCTGAAGGGCATCATGATCTCCGCGTAGTAGCGCTTGGCCCCCTCGTAGATCATCGGGCACTCCCCCGCGAACAGGTCCGTCGTGGCCAGGTGGGATCCGAAAAAGTCGCACGAGAATAGTATCTTCTCCTCCTGCAGGTAGGCGCACATGGTCTCCGGCCAGTGCACCCACGGCGTGTGGATGAAGGTGAAGGTCCTGTCCCCCAGGGACAGGGTCGTACCGTCGT
This DNA window, taken from Synergistaceae bacterium, encodes the following:
- a CDS encoding carbon-nitrogen family hydrolase, with the translated sequence MKLRVGVLQLDISAGDREHNFRKVKDWMGSFYVPSDLTTAIVLPELWSTGYALDRAEELADPEGAEAAEFLGEIAKEYGVWFAGGSVLASTKEGFVNRAQVINPQGDLAAWYDKVHLFRLMGEDKRLVGGEKSCLFDLEGVRAGCVTCYDIRFCEWVRTYALKGAQVLFISAEWPTARVDHWKTLLRARAIENQIYIAACNRCGTSGKTPFPGASMILGPRGEVYFEGEDREQIAFATIELDEIKEARELITVFEDRRPELYSLE
- a CDS encoding FprA family A-type flavoprotein; the protein is MNKRALSDRVRMMGAVDWNRRLFDSLIPLPEGTSYNSYLVEGSEKTALIDTADPALAHVLMHQLEDVDRIDYIISLHTEQDHSGLIPAVLAKYPGARVVCSTKAKELLVDHLHLDEAVIDAMDDGTTLSLGDRTFTFIHTPWVHWPETMCAYLQEEKILFSCDFFGSHLATTDLFAGECPMIYEGAKRYYAEIMMPFRSIVKTNIKKVEQYDIAMIAPSHGPVYDKPAFIMDAYRDWTSDRVENTVVIPYISMHGSTEVMVDHLLAALVDRGVKVQKYELSVTDIGKLAIDLVDAATIVIGTPTVHFGPHPAVFSATHLANALRPKVKFAAIIGSYGWGTKAVEQISGLIPNLKVEVLGTVLCKGLPREEDLKALDDLAETIAAKHAAM